The DNA segment GGATTTTTTCCTGGCATTAAACCTTCGGAACGTGCTTAAAGCACTAAGCTGTGACGCATTTAATTTGATGGTTCAGAGTGATACCAAATCCGCATAGATAACCCATTTTTGACGCTGGCGCTTGAAACCGCAGCTACATAATCAAAGTCCGCCTGCGCGGACTAAAAATAAAGGGTATTTTAAAACCGGATTTAGTATGAGATGTATGTTCACTGATTCTATAAATTTTACTCAATAAGTATTTACATGGACGCTACAACTGAAGAATTAAAAAAACGTTTTGCACAAGCTTTAGAAAAATCATTTGGAAATGAATACAGAGATTTAGATCCGATGATTGTAGTGGCTAGTAACCCTCTATTTGGGGATTATCAAGCTAACTTAGCGATGTCTTTATCCAAGAAACTGAAACAGCCACCTAAAGCGATCGCTCAAAGCCTTGTCGCCAATTTAGCTATCTCTGATTTTTGTGAACCAGTCAGTATAGCTGGACCTGGATTTATTAATATTAAGCTTCAACCAGCTTATTTAGAAAAACAGCTACAAAAGGTTTATGAAGATACTCGTTTAGGAATTGAACCAGCCAAGTCTCCTCAAAGAGTCATTGTGGATTTTTCCAGTCCTAATATTGCTAAAGAGATGCATGTAGGACACTTGCGATCGACAATTATAGGTGATTGTCTGGCAAGAATTTTAGAATTTCGGGGTCACAAAGTTTTACGAATTAATCATGTAGGGGATTGGGGAACTCAATTTGGGATGTTGATTGCTTATTTGAAAGAAGCATATCCTGAAGCACTGACTACACAAGATGCTCTAGATTTAGGGGATTTAGTCACATTATATCGTCAAGCTAAACAGAGATTTGATTCAGATATTACATTTCAAGAAATAGCTAGAGAATCTGTTGTGAAATTACAATCAGGAGATGTGGAAGCACGTAAAGCTTGGGAACTATTATGTATCCAATCTCGTCGAGAGTTTGAGATAATTTATAATTTACTAGATGTTAAGTTAGAAGAAAGAGGAGAATCTTTTTATAATCCACTTTTATCAGAAGTAGTTAAAGATTTAGAAGCAACGGGTTTATTGGTAGAAGATGCGGGTGCTAAATGCGTGTTTCTGGAAGGTTTTTCTAACAAAGAAGGTAAACCTTTACCATTGATTGTGCAAAAGTCAGATGGTGGATATAACTATGCTACAACAGATTTAGCTGCACTGCGTTATCGGATTGAAGTAGATCGAGCAGACAGAATTATTTATGTAACAGATGCTGGACAATCTTCTCATTTTGCTCAAGTATTTCAAGTAGCGAAAAGAGCAGGTTGGTTGACCGATCGCATCGATATAGTTCACGTACCTTTTGGTTTAGTTCAAGGTGAAGATGGGAAGAAACTCAAGACAAGATCGGGTGATACGGTACGATTGAAAGATTTACTTGATGAGGCGATCGCTCGTTTTTCTGAGTATTTGGAAGTCGATCTAAAAGCCAAGGAAAGAGAAGAATCTCAGGAGTTTAAAGAGACAGTTGCTAAAGTAGTTGGCATTAGTGCAGTTAAGTATGCAGATCTCAGCCAAAATCGATTAAGTAATTACATCTTCAGCTATGATAAAATGCTGGCTCCTTTAGGTAATACGGCACCTTATATACTGTATGCTTATGCTCGAATTAGAAGCATTGGTAGACAAGGAAATATAAGTTTTGATGATTTATTAAGAGATGAATCTATCAAGCTAACTGAAGAAATGGAGTTAAGCTTAGCTAAGCATTTATTGCAATTTAGTGAAGCACTTCAGGAAGTAGAAAAAGATTTATTTCCGAATCGAATTTGCCAGTATTTATTTGAATTAAGTCAGAAGTTTAATAAGTTTTTTGAGCATTGTCCGGTGTTAAAATCGGCAGAACCTGTGAGAACTTCTCGATTATTGCTTTGCGATCTGACGAGCAGAACTTTGAAACTAGGATTATCACTTCTAGGAATAGATGTTTTAGAGCGAATGTAGCCGTAAACTATTCGACTATTGTCTAGTTTGTTTTGGGAAGTGGGACAGCCGAGAGGGCTATCCCACAATCCATATGAAAAAAAGAGTTTAATGCTGAAGGGTTGATTTGTTTCAGTTAGTGTAACCAGAGATTAAACAAACTTGATTGAAGTCAGAATAAGAATCAGCAATCATGTATTAAATTTGCCTGTAAATTCGATCTGTTGAAATTTGACCTCTCTAGTCGTAGGATACAGGCTTGAAGTTCTTATTTTTAGGTTGTACTCTTTCAAGAAAAGTAAGGAGATATATGGTGCTAATCAGTCTGGCGATCGCTCATTTTACTTTACTTGCAAATAGCATAATTGAAATCAGGAACTTTGGACAAAAGGATGGAGTCAAATATGTTCATGTAATCTCAAGATATGATAATTGATGATTAGCGTATTTTCAATGTTTAAATTGAGGAAAAAGCCCAAAATGAAGACGAGCGGAATTAATAGTTTAAGTGTAAATTTTAAACGTACTTGGAAAACGATTCCTTTAGCTTTATGTTTGATAGGAATGAGCTATCCTAGTCCTAGTTGGGGACAAGAAAAAGAATTAACTACTAATACCCTACCCAGGATTTTAAGTGTGAGTGGGAAAGGAAAAGAAGAAATTCCCGCCACGATCGCTCAAGTTCAACTAGGTGTAGAAGTTCAGGGAAAAACTGCTAAAGTGGCTCAACAAGAAGCAGCTAAAAGATCTAATGCCGTAGTATCCTTATTGCGATCGCGCCAAGTTGAAAAACTCCAAACTACAGGAATTAGCCTCAACCCAATTTACAACTATCAAAATAATACTCAGCGCATAACTGGTTATAGTGCTACAAATACTGTTAGTTTTCGGATTAACGCCGAACAAGCTGGAGGATTGCTAGATGACGTGGTGCAAGCAGGAGCCACCAGAATTGATAGAATTAGTTTTACCGCATCAGATAGCGCGATCGCCGCAGCGCAAAAACAAGCTTTAAAAGAAGCCACCCAAGATGCTCAAGAACAAGCTGATGCGGTTTTAAGCGTTCTTAACCTGACTCGGAAAGATGTGATTGGGATTCAAATTAATGGTGCTAGCGCACCTGTACCACCTCCGATACCTTTTGAGTCGAGTAACTTAAGTCAGAAAGTTGCGTTAGACAGAGTAACTGCTGTGGTAGGTGGAGAACAAGAGATAGAAGCTTCAGTAACTCTGCAAATCCGTTACTAAGTTCGGGTTGTCATCAATCTGATAAATTCTAGAGGTAAGCGATCGCAATCAGCAATAAACGCGACTTCATAAATGCGATCGCCTATCATTTGTTGAGTTGGTTCTAGCAAAATATTTAATGGAGTAAATAGATCTGGTTGACTAGTAGCTAAGTCAGTAAATTTGGCTTTGATTCCATCCAGCCAAGCCGTTAAATCTGAACAAATATCTGTCAAATCAAATGATAAGTGATAATAACCGATATAATGCTCATCATTAAAAGCATCTGCTGCTGGTTTAGGCTGAGGTACTTGTAATAACTCGATTCTGCCTCCCAAACCCGTCATCCAGCAAGCCAAAGTAATTCCTGCGGTGAAGCGTTCCTCCATCTGAAACCCTAGCGTCTCGTAAAAAGCGATCGCTTGATAAATATTAGCTGTACGGATAGAAGCGTGATGCATTTCTAAAATATTGAGACACTAATCAAAGATAGCTAATTTTTTATAATCCTTCTAAATAGCTCAACAAATCTGCCATTTCTTGAGGACTGGGTTTAAACTGGGGCATTGGAGGTGTTTTACCACTAATTACTTGTTCTATCAACCTAATTCTAGATTTACGCTTAGATACACTACATAAACTTGGGCCAACTTTACCTTCTCCTTTCCAACCATGACAACCAGCGCAATTCATTTGGAAAATAGCGTGTCCTTGCATGGGATCGCCAGTTGTAGATAAAACATTTTTAACATAAGGATCGGCACCTCTGACCCAATCTGCTGCCACAGAACTAAAAGAGAACGCTAAGAGGAGTGTTAGCGCCAGAAGTACTAAACGTTGGATAGTGATCGCAGTCACGGATAGTTGGTTATTCAAAGGATTTAACTAAAGCAAACAGGAATCTTAGTTTTTAAACCAGTCAACTACTGCTACTAAAATTTCTAGTATTAGCATTCTGACAAAGATTTATATACTTAGGTTAAATTTTATAGAATCAAGAGGCAAGTAAATTTTCTCATTTAGTCTTAATTAAGTCTCGACCTACTCAACCTTTACCTTGTAGGATCTAAATAAACAGATTTATTTAGAGATCGGAGAAAGAGCGTGATCGAACCGTTATTGTTAGGAATTGTGCTGGGATTGATTTTGGTAACTTTAGCTGGATTGTTTGCGGCTGCTTACTGGCAGTATAAACGTGGTGATAATCTGGAACTATAACTGGCTATAGGTCAAAATAAGCTGCTCTGCATTTAGATCGTAGACGTGGGGCAGGCAGGATGCCTACCCCACAAGAATTGAACTCAATGTAAATATCCAAATTAGATGCTCTTTAGCTTAGAAATATGAAAGTCGGCTTTTGCACCACAAAAACCGACTTCGACCAGAAGTTACTCAAAAATCAATCCTAACGCTTAGCCAGCTTTTTAGTGAGCTTCCGGAGACGGATCGATGCTGGTGTCACTTCTACTAATTCATCAGCACTGATATATTCTAAAGCCCTTTCCAAACTCATATCTACTGGAGTCTGTAACTGGGAAATTTCCTCAGCGTTGGAAGAACGGAAGTTAGTCAGTTGTTTGGTTTTGCAAACATTGAGATCTAGGTCTTGAGGGCGATTATTTTCACCTACAATCATCCCTTTGTAGACTTTGGTTCCAGGAGAGATAAAGAAAGCCCCCCGATCTTCAGCATTCTTGAGGGCGTAAAATGTGGCTACCCCTTCCTCAAAGGAAATCAACACGCCATTACGACGGGTTTCAATATCGCTGCATAGAGGACGATAATCTAAGAAGCTGTGGTTCATGATGCCTTCCCCACGAGTTAGGCGCATGAATTCCCCACGGAACCCAATTAACCCTCGTGCAGGAATGACAAACTCTAGCTGAGTGCGACCATTTCCGCCCACCAGCATATTTTGCATTTCCCCTTGTCTTTGTCCCAAGCGTTCGATACAACCACCTACACCTTCCTCTGGAACGTCAAGGACGAGACATTCATAAGGTTCGCAAGGTTGACCGTTAACTTCCCTATAGATAACTTGGGGTTGGGAAACTTGGAACTCATAGCCTTCCCGTCGCATGGTTTCGATCAAGATACCAAGGTGTAATTCACCGCGTCCAGAAACCAGAAATCTGTCTGGAGAATCGCTTTCTTCTACTCTCAAGGCGACGTTGGTTTCTAACTCCTTCATCAGGCGATCGCGTAATTGACGAGAGGTAACGTATGTGCCTTCCTGACCGGCGAAAGGAGAGTCATTGACGGAAAACGTCATTTGTAAGGTAGGTTCGTCTACCTTAATTAGAGGTAGCGCCTGGGGTTCATCTGGACAAGTGATAGTTTCCCCAATATTGGCATTTTCAAAGCCAGCCACAGCGACAATATTACCCGCCGAAGCCGTCTCTAATTCTACCCGTTTCAAGCCTTCAAACCCTAACAGTTTGGTGACTTTCCGCTTGACTATTTGTCCACTTTCTACTACCAAAGCTGCTTGCTGACCGACATTGATTCTGCCATTGTGGATTTTCCCAATGACAATTCTGCCCAAATAGTCAGAATAATCTAAGGTAGTGACTTGGATTTGTAAGGGTTTTTCAGGATCGCCAACTGGAGGGGGGACGTGCTGCAAGATTGCCTCAAACATGGGCTGCATATCTTTATTATCGACTTCTAGCTCATTTTTAGCGTATCCTGCTAACCCAGAAGCGAATAGGTAAGGAAACTCACACTGATCGTCATCTGCACCTAGTTCTAAAAACAGATCTAAAACCTTATCTATAGCCCCATAAGGGTCAGCTTGAGGGCGATCAATCTTATTAACTACGACTATTGGGCGCAAACCCTTTTCTAAAGCTTTTTTCAGGACAAAACGAGTTTGAGGCATGGGACCTTCATTAGCATCTACAATTAGGATGCAACCGTCTACCATCCCTAAAACCCGTTCGACTTCACCGCCGAAATCGGCGTGTCCTGGGGTGTCGATAATGTTGATTAAAGTATTTTTGTAATTAACGGCGGTATTTTTCGCCAAAATGGTAATCCCTCGTTCTCGTTCGAGGTCATTGGAATCCATGACGCAATCGGGAACTTCCTCTCCTTCACGAAAGATACCTGATTGTCTGAGCAAGGCATCAACCAAAGTAGTTTTACCGTGGTCTACGTGGGCGATAATGGCTACGTTGCGAATCGGGAGGGTCATAATGGGGGTTTAGGACTGGGGACTGAAGTTGCGATCTGCACAAGTAATGGTGATCGTAGCAACTTGTAAAGAATATTTAATAATTCTAACTCGTTTGGGTTCAATGTTGAAATAAATCGCGTAGGTTGGGTTGACGACAGGAAACCCAACGAAGATTAACATATCCATGAAAAAATCAATATATTAGGCTCTACGTTTGCAGCCGCCAGTTATGCTGAGAATGGGACAGCCCAGAGGGCTATCCCACAAGTCGCGATCAATTAGTTTAAATAGTTTAAAAAAGTAAGCGACCAAAAAGTCCTTTAAAAAATCAAGGTAAGTTGGGTTGACGACAGGAAAGCCAACACAGATGGAAAACCTACAGTGAAACAATTACCAAATGAAAAGGCTCTGATGGAGTTAGTAGAAATGGGTAAAGGTCTAGAAGAGCAAACTAGAAAAGTATATGAAATGGCAGAGGCATTTGCTCAGAAATGGAGTTCAGCAAGCATCGCTGGTGACGCAAATAGACCTGAAAAGAAAGAATTAGAACAGATATCTACTGGCAAAGTCGAATAGATTTAGTAATGCTCTATCTCATACCAATTCACCTTGAAAACGCTACAAATGTTGGGTAGGGGCGCAAAGCATTCACTAGCGTCAACTTAACGTGAAACCTTTACCCCGCCGTGAACTCAAGTTCAAAGCGAGTAGCCCAAGTCCACTGAAGTGGACTGAAAACAGTCAACCTAGGTGTTGGGTTTCCTATCGTCAACCCAACCTACTCTCAAACTCAAAAGCAGCTTATGCTAGGAAAAACTGCGATCGCTTTGTCAGAAAGTTTGCTAATTTGCTGATAAGTTATCGCTCTGGGAAAAGCTACTAATATTCAGATGATTAACGACAGCAATTATTTTAAACAAGACGAAGCGACGCGGGTTCGAGTTCTAAGTGAAGCCTTACCGTACATTCAGCAGTTTGCTAATCGGACGATGGTGATCAAGTATGGTGGAGCAGCGATGAAGGAAAATCACCTGAAAGAAAAGGTGATGCGGGATATCGTTTTTCTTTCTTGCGTGGGGATTCGTCCCGTGGTAGTACATGGGGGTGGACCAGAAATTAATAGCTGGCTGGATAAATTGGGGATTGAACCGCAATTTAAAGATGGTTTGCGAGTGACAGACGCTGACACGATGGATGTAGTGGAAATGGTGTTAGTAGGTCGAGTTAATAAAGATATTGTAGCTTTAATCAATCAAGCTGGCGGCTTAGCTGTTGGTTTGTGTGGGATGGATGGCAATTTAATTAAAGCTAGACCGGAGGGTAGAGAAGGAATCGGGTTTGTAGGTGAGGTAAATGCAGTTAATATTAAACTTTTAACTTCTTTAGTCAATAGTGGCTATATTCCAGTAGTTTCTAGTGTAGCTGCTGATGAAACAGGGCAAACTTACAATATTAATGCTGATACTGTAGCAGGAGAAATTGCAGCGGCGCTAGGAGCAGAAAAACTGCTTTTGTTAACCGATACGGCGGGAATTTTAGAAGATTATAAAGATACTAGCACCCTAATTCCTAGACTAGATATTCAAACAGCCAGGAAGTTGATTGATAGTGGGGTAGTTGGTGGGGGGATGATTCCTAAAGTCAATTGCTGCGTGCGTTCTTTGGCTCAAGGAGTCAAGGCTACTCACATTATTGATGGTCGGATTCCCCACGCTTTACTATTGGAAGTGCTGACGGATGCTGGAATTGGTTCGATGATCGTTAGTTCCGAGTTTATGAAGTAACTAGGGATTGGGGATTACAAAATCCGCATAGATAACCCTTTTTTACGCTGGCGGTTGAAACCGCAGCCTTGGCAAACATAGACGCGCTAGCGGCTTCCCGCAGGGTAGTCCGCCTGCGCGGACTAAAAAATAAAGGAACCGGATTTAGACTGTCCTGGTAACAATCTAAAGACTCAAAGCCATTCTCTCCCATAACAACTCAAATACTAGTCCCCCAGTCCCCAGTCCGCGCTTAGCTTTGCCAAATTTTCTCCAAAACATCGGCGGGAGAAATATCAACTATCGAATCAGTCAGGGATTGAAGTACCCGAATCCGAGAATCGTGCTTCGGTAGCCGTTTTTCGGCGGTTCCCGATGGTAATAAGGCGATCGCATACGTTCCTACGGCTACTGATAGATACATGGGGATACTATCGGTACAGATGACTAGGTTGGCGGCGGCGATCGTAGCAGCTAATTTGCCTAAGTCTGGAGGAGTGATAATCTGAACATTGGGGCACGATGTTTTGAGACTACTAGCCCATTGCGTATCTTCTGGCTCTTGAATCAGAACTATTGGTAAATTCGGCTGTTTTTGAGCAATAGAATCAATTATTTGCTGCCATTTCTTGACTGGATAAAGCCTGGGAGCTACTTCTCCTTGCTCTAGCTGAGTTTCTTCGTCGGAAATTAAGATATATCCACTATCTTTAATTCCCAATTTGTCTTGCTCTGCTTGCGCCCAATCGAGATCGCTTTTAGTAACTTTAATTTCTAGGTGTGGACATGGGGCAGTAATTCCCAAACCATACAGCAGATCGTGGTACATATCAGCTACATACTGCTTGGATTTGAGAGGTACGGTATTAGAGAAAAACCAGCTTCCCGCACCACCTTTATAAGTAACTCGCGTGGGAATACCTGTCATCCATAGTAAGAAGCCTATGCCCCAACTGCGATCTATAGAAACTACCGCTTCGTACTCGCGATCGCGGA comes from the Merismopedia glauca CCAP 1448/3 genome and includes:
- the petG gene encoding cytochrome b6-f complex subunit V — encoded protein: MIEPLLLGIVLGLILVTLAGLFAAAYWQYKRGDNLEL
- the typA gene encoding translational GTPase TypA, whose product is MTLPIRNVAIIAHVDHGKTTLVDALLRQSGIFREGEEVPDCVMDSNDLERERGITILAKNTAVNYKNTLINIIDTPGHADFGGEVERVLGMVDGCILIVDANEGPMPQTRFVLKKALEKGLRPIVVVNKIDRPQADPYGAIDKVLDLFLELGADDDQCEFPYLFASGLAGYAKNELEVDNKDMQPMFEAILQHVPPPVGDPEKPLQIQVTTLDYSDYLGRIVIGKIHNGRINVGQQAALVVESGQIVKRKVTKLLGFEGLKRVELETASAGNIVAVAGFENANIGETITCPDEPQALPLIKVDEPTLQMTFSVNDSPFAGQEGTYVTSRQLRDRLMKELETNVALRVEESDSPDRFLVSGRGELHLGILIETMRREGYEFQVSQPQVIYREVNGQPCEPYECLVLDVPEEGVGGCIERLGQRQGEMQNMLVGGNGRTQLEFVIPARGLIGFRGEFMRLTRGEGIMNHSFLDYRPLCSDIETRRNGVLISFEEGVATFYALKNAEDRGAFFISPGTKVYKGMIVGENNRPQDLDLNVCKTKQLTNFRSSNAEEISQLQTPVDMSLERALEYISADELVEVTPASIRLRKLTKKLAKR
- a CDS encoding VOC family protein codes for the protein MHHASIRTANIYQAIAFYETLGFQMEERFTAGITLACWMTGLGGRIELLQVPQPKPAADAFNDEHYIGYYHLSFDLTDICSDLTAWLDGIKAKFTDLATSQPDLFTPLNILLEPTQQMIGDRIYEVAFIADCDRLPLEFIRLMTTRT
- the argS gene encoding arginine--tRNA ligase, coding for MDATTEELKKRFAQALEKSFGNEYRDLDPMIVVASNPLFGDYQANLAMSLSKKLKQPPKAIAQSLVANLAISDFCEPVSIAGPGFINIKLQPAYLEKQLQKVYEDTRLGIEPAKSPQRVIVDFSSPNIAKEMHVGHLRSTIIGDCLARILEFRGHKVLRINHVGDWGTQFGMLIAYLKEAYPEALTTQDALDLGDLVTLYRQAKQRFDSDITFQEIARESVVKLQSGDVEARKAWELLCIQSRREFEIIYNLLDVKLEERGESFYNPLLSEVVKDLEATGLLVEDAGAKCVFLEGFSNKEGKPLPLIVQKSDGGYNYATTDLAALRYRIEVDRADRIIYVTDAGQSSHFAQVFQVAKRAGWLTDRIDIVHVPFGLVQGEDGKKLKTRSGDTVRLKDLLDEAIARFSEYLEVDLKAKEREESQEFKETVAKVVGISAVKYADLSQNRLSNYIFSYDKMLAPLGNTAPYILYAYARIRSIGRQGNISFDDLLRDESIKLTEEMELSLAKHLLQFSEALQEVEKDLFPNRICQYLFELSQKFNKFFEHCPVLKSAEPVRTSRLLLCDLTSRTLKLGLSLLGIDVLERM
- a CDS encoding c-type cytochrome; the encoded protein is MTAITIQRLVLLALTLLLAFSFSSVAADWVRGADPYVKNVLSTTGDPMQGHAIFQMNCAGCHGWKGEGKVGPSLCSVSKRKSRIRLIEQVISGKTPPMPQFKPSPQEMADLLSYLEGL
- a CDS encoding glycosyltransferase family 9 protein, with translation MRTLFLVPGGIGEQILLFPTLEALKCSYPDAEIDVIVEPRAKAAYQVCKSVHDVFIFNFADRNGLADWGNLLGIIRDREYEAVVSIDRSWGIGFLLWMTGIPTRVTYKGGAGSWFFSNTVPLKSKQYVADMYHDLLYGLGITAPCPHLEIKVTKSDLDWAQAEQDKLGIKDSGYILISDEETQLEQGEVAPRLYPVKKWQQIIDSIAQKQPNLPIVLIQEPEDTQWASSLKTSCPNVQIITPPDLGKLAATIAAANLVICTDSIPMYLSVAVGTYAIALLPSGTAEKRLPKHDSRIRVLQSLTDSIVDISPADVLEKIWQS
- a CDS encoding SIMPL domain-containing protein, with product MKTSGINSLSVNFKRTWKTIPLALCLIGMSYPSPSWGQEKELTTNTLPRILSVSGKGKEEIPATIAQVQLGVEVQGKTAKVAQQEAAKRSNAVVSLLRSRQVEKLQTTGISLNPIYNYQNNTQRITGYSATNTVSFRINAEQAGGLLDDVVQAGATRIDRISFTASDSAIAAAQKQALKEATQDAQEQADAVLSVLNLTRKDVIGIQINGASAPVPPPIPFESSNLSQKVALDRVTAVVGGEQEIEASVTLQIRY
- the argB gene encoding acetylglutamate kinase, with amino-acid sequence MINDSNYFKQDEATRVRVLSEALPYIQQFANRTMVIKYGGAAMKENHLKEKVMRDIVFLSCVGIRPVVVHGGGPEINSWLDKLGIEPQFKDGLRVTDADTMDVVEMVLVGRVNKDIVALINQAGGLAVGLCGMDGNLIKARPEGREGIGFVGEVNAVNIKLLTSLVNSGYIPVVSSVAADETGQTYNINADTVAGEIAAALGAEKLLLLTDTAGILEDYKDTSTLIPRLDIQTARKLIDSGVVGGGMIPKVNCCVRSLAQGVKATHIIDGRIPHALLLEVLTDAGIGSMIVSSEFMK